One stretch of Burkholderia oklahomensis C6786 DNA includes these proteins:
- a CDS encoding TetR/AcrR family transcriptional regulator, with amino-acid sequence MPTLDILTRQFPGHRAHLKRTILATALACFNDHGLEPTTIEMIRERCDTSVGNIYHHFGNKDGLIAALFLCAIEDQAQLLADYIGRATTAREGVAALVHSYVDWVSAQPEFARFQFMARTAVASGPRADELAEKNRARNRRVIAWFAHASGRDELEQWPAELLPSLIVGQSENYCRAWLNGRVKSAPAKYREALAIAAWRSVSK; translated from the coding sequence TTGCCTACCCTCGACATCCTGACGCGGCAGTTCCCCGGCCACCGCGCGCACCTGAAGCGCACGATCCTCGCGACCGCGCTCGCCTGCTTCAACGATCACGGGCTCGAGCCCACGACGATCGAGATGATCCGCGAGCGCTGCGACACCAGCGTCGGCAATATCTATCACCACTTCGGCAACAAGGACGGCCTGATCGCCGCGCTCTTCCTGTGTGCGATCGAAGACCAGGCGCAACTGCTCGCCGACTACATCGGGCGCGCGACGACCGCGCGGGAAGGCGTCGCCGCGCTCGTCCACAGCTATGTCGATTGGGTCAGCGCACAGCCCGAGTTCGCGCGCTTTCAGTTCATGGCGCGCACGGCCGTCGCGTCGGGGCCGCGCGCGGACGAGCTGGCGGAGAAGAACCGCGCGCGCAATCGCCGCGTGATCGCCTGGTTCGCGCACGCGTCGGGGCGCGACGAATTGGAACAATGGCCGGCGGAGCTGCTGCCGTCGCTCATCGTCGGCCAATCGGAGAACTACTGTCGCGCGTGGCTGAACGGCCGGGTCAAGTCGGCGCCCGCCAAGTACCGGGAAGCGCTCGCGATCGCGGCGTGGCGGTCGGTTTCGAAGTGA
- a CDS encoding hotdog fold domain-containing protein, whose translation MSQVLEMFKTAGSAQFSKMVCQMAPFFGTIEPQVVELQPGRAEAKIGFRREITNHLGTVHAIALCNAAELVAGLMTQVSIPDGLRWIPKGMTVEYLAKAKTDVTAVADGSAVDWQSEGDKIVPVEVTDAEGKTVFTARITMNIKA comes from the coding sequence ATGAGTCAGGTTCTCGAGATGTTCAAGACGGCCGGGTCCGCGCAATTCAGCAAGATGGTCTGTCAGATGGCGCCGTTCTTCGGCACGATCGAGCCGCAGGTCGTCGAGCTGCAGCCCGGTCGGGCGGAGGCGAAAATCGGCTTCCGGCGTGAAATCACCAATCATCTCGGCACGGTTCACGCGATCGCGCTGTGCAATGCGGCCGAGCTGGTCGCGGGGCTGATGACCCAGGTGTCGATTCCGGACGGCCTGCGCTGGATTCCGAAAGGCATGACCGTCGAATACCTCGCGAAGGCGAAGACGGACGTGACGGCGGTCGCCGACGGCTCGGCCGTCGACTGGCAGAGCGAAGGCGACAAGATCGTGCCGGTCGAAGTGACCGACGCCGAAGGCAAGACGGTGTTCACCGCGCGGATCACGATGAACATCAAGGCTTGA